Proteins encoded together in one Altererythrobacter epoxidivorans window:
- a CDS encoding SGNH/GDSL hydrolase family protein translates to MIKFLIAPLLAAGTAAAMIWVGAEEQTYDLNVAFHCSHEVANADLPAADILVIGNSQTGASIDQAYLQQLIAPEGGVTVEKLAVVQANIVTLRMIVDEYIENRGAPKLVVYQPMVVLAEHWQQPAGHPIHPRATVAYQDWDKLVALQKDARSSPTGSWLPHWAEKGFRTIPAMWVDRQVERITATLSIPRMAEPKEACRTEAKFQLAGNWPYGTLPLKKGDNPGEVMDAAKRQEWQHDIEQRKAADVFSDSRVFEIDQNRKLLADIRAAGSEVVMVGYPSMGRSAADAQDFADFGKALGGEVIDIRSRLTPEQQGRIEEIYRDPIHLNFEGAQIITEYMAGELKGRIK, encoded by the coding sequence ATGATCAAGTTCCTGATCGCGCCGCTTCTTGCGGCGGGCACCGCCGCGGCGATGATCTGGGTTGGTGCCGAAGAACAAACATACGATCTCAACGTCGCATTCCATTGCAGCCACGAGGTTGCCAATGCCGACCTGCCTGCCGCGGACATTCTCGTCATCGGCAATAGCCAGACCGGGGCCTCGATCGACCAGGCCTATCTGCAGCAACTGATCGCGCCCGAAGGCGGCGTAACCGTCGAAAAGTTGGCCGTGGTTCAGGCGAACATCGTGACGCTGCGCATGATCGTGGACGAATATATCGAGAATCGCGGCGCTCCGAAGCTGGTGGTTTACCAGCCGATGGTCGTGCTGGCCGAACACTGGCAGCAGCCGGCCGGCCACCCGATCCATCCGCGTGCGACCGTCGCCTACCAGGACTGGGACAAGCTCGTCGCGCTGCAAAAGGACGCCAGATCGAGCCCGACGGGATCGTGGCTGCCGCATTGGGCTGAAAAAGGTTTCCGCACGATCCCCGCCATGTGGGTCGACCGCCAGGTGGAACGCATCACCGCCACGCTCAGCATTCCGCGCATGGCCGAACCCAAGGAAGCCTGCCGCACAGAGGCCAAGTTCCAGCTTGCCGGCAACTGGCCCTACGGCACCCTTCCTCTCAAGAAAGGCGATAATCCGGGCGAAGTGATGGACGCTGCCAAGCGGCAGGAATGGCAACACGATATCGAACAGCGCAAGGCGGCAGATGTGTTCTCCGACAGCCGCGTTTTCGAGATCGACCAGAACCGCAAGCTGCTCGCCGATATCAGGGCTGCGGGTAGCGAGGTCGTGATGGTCGGATATCCGAGCATGGGCCGGAGCGCTGCCGACGCGCAGGATTTCGCCGACTTCGGCAAGGCCCTGGGCGGGGAAGTAATCGACATTCGTTCGCGCCTGACGCCTGAGCAGCAGGGGCGGATCGAGGAAATCTACCGCGATCCGATCCACCTCAATTTCGAAGGTGCGCAGATCATCACCGAGTACATGGCCGGCGAACTGAAGGGGCGCATCAAGTGA
- a CDS encoding glycosyltransferase family 87 protein, translated as MGEKLDFIRQADWLGKERVRSYSLILLLGSLAMMVNSFIKAMGEGGSDFLAFWSAGKVALAGRFADVFDPELLKPVQEATGFDGVFAFVNPPPFLFAVMPVGGLPYPLAWIAWVAGTFAIWAAVCWKIWPKYWPLILAYPGALIAAGHAQNGLLTGALLVGGVAFAQRRPWLGGVLIGALVIKPHLALLMPFWLAAGRQWGAFFAAGVSSVGLLLVSWLAFGTETMLAYTESWAVSAQIMQNDDPGFYLRMATLYGQLRIYAGHEVALAVNAVLALAMIVMVWRSWSRFGGDMAATGALAVAATPLASPYLFNYDLPFLILPTLWLAMEARRSGFRPWDKLLLLALYVSPFATRAASLPLALNLMPAFSALMVWMIWQRGRKNPAGTT; from the coding sequence ATGGGGGAAAAGCTCGATTTCATTCGCCAGGCCGACTGGCTCGGCAAGGAGCGGGTCCGCTCCTACAGCCTGATCCTGCTGCTCGGATCGCTGGCAATGATGGTCAACAGTTTCATCAAGGCGATGGGCGAGGGGGGCAGCGATTTCCTGGCTTTTTGGAGCGCGGGCAAGGTTGCCCTCGCCGGCCGGTTTGCCGACGTGTTCGACCCCGAATTGTTGAAGCCGGTGCAGGAAGCGACCGGTTTTGATGGCGTTTTCGCTTTCGTCAATCCGCCGCCGTTCCTGTTCGCGGTCATGCCTGTCGGCGGCCTGCCTTACCCGCTGGCGTGGATCGCCTGGGTGGCGGGAACCTTCGCGATATGGGCTGCCGTGTGCTGGAAGATTTGGCCGAAATACTGGCCGCTGATCCTCGCCTATCCCGGTGCGCTGATCGCTGCCGGCCATGCTCAGAACGGGTTGCTTACAGGCGCGCTGCTGGTCGGCGGCGTTGCATTCGCGCAGCGGAGGCCATGGCTGGGCGGGGTATTGATCGGGGCACTGGTGATCAAGCCGCACCTGGCGCTGCTGATGCCATTCTGGCTCGCCGCTGGCCGGCAATGGGGTGCCTTTTTCGCTGCCGGAGTGTCGTCGGTGGGCCTGCTATTGGTATCATGGCTCGCCTTCGGGACCGAGACGATGCTCGCCTATACCGAAAGCTGGGCGGTCAGCGCGCAGATCATGCAGAACGACGATCCCGGCTTCTACCTGCGGATGGCGACGCTGTACGGGCAGTTGAGGATTTACGCGGGGCACGAGGTCGCTCTTGCCGTCAACGCCGTGCTCGCGCTGGCGATGATCGTGATGGTGTGGCGGTCGTGGTCGCGCTTTGGCGGAGACATGGCTGCAACAGGTGCGTTGGCTGTGGCAGCGACCCCGCTCGCCTCGCCCTACCTGTTCAATTACGACCTGCCGTTCCTGATCCTGCCGACGCTTTGGCTCGCCATGGAAGCGCGGCGGAGCGGTTTCAGGCCGTGGGACAAATTGTTGCTGCTGGCGCTTTACGTCTCTCCTTTCGCGACGCGCGCCGCCTCCCTTCCGTTGGCGCTGAACCTGATGCCTGCTTTCAGCGCGCTCATGGTGTGGATGATCTGGCAGCGCGGGCGGAAGAATCCTGCGGGAACCACTTAG
- a CDS encoding DUF2946 family protein, with protein sequence MRRAVDGWRNLTRDNRLAMLLALVLMLGVRAIVPQGYMPDSDAGAATLSVKVCNATGADLRIKIPLKDSETRQSDDASGERHCDFASLAQAALGTDAGIWVPEPPVFTVNPDAAVDAPAIAPIERLRPPLRAPPLTA encoded by the coding sequence ATGAGGCGCGCAGTGGACGGATGGCGCAACCTTACCCGGGACAACAGGCTCGCGATGCTGCTGGCACTCGTGCTGATGCTGGGCGTGCGCGCAATCGTTCCGCAAGGGTATATGCCCGATAGCGATGCCGGAGCGGCCACCCTCTCGGTGAAGGTCTGCAATGCGACCGGCGCCGACCTGCGGATCAAAATCCCGCTGAAGGACAGTGAAACGCGGCAATCTGACGATGCGTCGGGCGAACGGCATTGCGACTTTGCCTCGCTGGCCCAGGCCGCTCTCGGCACGGATGCTGGCATCTGGGTTCCCGAACCGCCGGTCTTCACCGTAAATCCGGATGCCGCAGTCGACGCACCGGCAATTGCGCCTATCGAGCGCTTGCGGCCGCCCTTGCGCGCGCCGCCTCTCACTGCCTGA
- a CDS encoding sulfotransferase, which translates to MSFHVIASTGRTATTFLARALDSLSGVAACHEGYRGSDKDSEPLLPLVNLENRQAYLSAEAAERVVSAKRSPTVIAEKMAQAGCETLVDVAYYNPTIADALLKAHPEMRMVAIIRELEPFVRSSTAMSGEDLLPVGWPDPGKQLSPRERFIEMGRIRPAKGTPEDAAWNDWSAIKRNIWLWRETNDLLLKARSAFGARVLVLPFEELKAGPEAYLARIARHFGIDAAGIPAAIAGAENHKNRKSTGYQIGPMAEWTDDEKTYAREAQEMIGMMI; encoded by the coding sequence GTGTCGTTTCACGTGATCGCAAGTACCGGCAGAACCGCGACGACGTTTCTCGCACGTGCGCTCGACAGCCTTTCTGGCGTGGCCGCCTGTCACGAGGGCTATCGCGGTTCCGACAAGGATAGCGAACCACTCCTCCCCTTGGTGAACCTCGAAAACCGCCAGGCATATCTGAGCGCGGAAGCCGCCGAACGCGTCGTCAGCGCCAAACGCAGCCCGACCGTCATTGCCGAAAAAATGGCCCAGGCCGGATGCGAAACGCTGGTCGATGTCGCCTATTACAACCCTACAATCGCCGATGCCCTGCTGAAGGCGCATCCCGAAATGCGCATGGTCGCGATCATTCGCGAGCTGGAGCCCTTCGTCCGGTCATCGACCGCAATGAGCGGCGAAGACCTGCTTCCGGTCGGCTGGCCCGACCCGGGCAAGCAGTTGTCCCCGCGCGAACGCTTCATCGAGATGGGCCGGATCCGCCCTGCCAAGGGGACGCCGGAAGACGCCGCGTGGAACGACTGGTCCGCCATCAAGCGCAATATCTGGCTGTGGCGCGAAACCAACGACCTGCTGCTGAAGGCTCGCAGCGCTTTCGGCGCGCGCGTCCTCGTGCTGCCATTCGAAGAATTGAAAGCCGGTCCCGAGGCCTACCTCGCCCGGATCGCCCGGCACTTCGGCATCGATGCCGCAGGAATTCCCGCCGCCATTGCCGGCGCAGAGAACCACAAGAACCGCAAATCAACCGGATACCAGATCGGCCCGATGGCTGAATGGACCGATGATGAGAAAACCTACGCCCGCGAGGCGCAAGAAATGATCGGAATGATGATATGA
- the secE gene encoding preprotein translocase subunit SecE, whose protein sequence is MAEEKKRKTSPAEFVNQVRAEAGKVVWPTREETVRTAIFVFIMMIILSLFFLGVDSIFNALVNWLLTLA, encoded by the coding sequence ATGGCCGAAGAAAAGAAGCGCAAGACGAGCCCGGCGGAATTCGTCAACCAGGTCCGTGCGGAAGCCGGCAAGGTGGTGTGGCCGACGCGCGAGGAAACCGTGCGTACGGCGATCTTCGTTTTCATCATGATGATCATCCTCTCGCTCTTCTTCCTGGGCGTCGATTCGATCTTCAATGCCCTGGTGAACTGGCTGCTTACGCTGGCCTGA
- the nusG gene encoding transcription termination/antitermination protein NusG, translating to MARWYIIHAYSGFENKVRDAIISEAERLGLSEAVEDVQVPTETITEVKRGKKVQVERKFMPGYVLAKLKMTDDVYHLVKNTPKVTGFLGSGNKPQPISEKEAARYFGGVEEAKAAPKRDIHVDYEIGDQVKVLDGPFASFNGVVEELDFDKAKVKVSVSIFGRATPVELDFEQVELVK from the coding sequence ATGGCTCGCTGGTACATCATCCACGCTTATTCCGGCTTCGAGAACAAGGTGCGCGACGCGATCATCTCCGAGGCTGAACGCCTGGGCCTGTCGGAAGCGGTAGAGGACGTTCAGGTCCCGACCGAGACCATCACCGAGGTCAAGCGCGGCAAGAAGGTCCAGGTCGAACGCAAGTTCATGCCGGGCTACGTCCTCGCAAAGCTCAAGATGACCGACGACGTGTACCACCTCGTGAAGAACACGCCCAAGGTCACCGGCTTCCTTGGCTCGGGCAACAAGCCGCAGCCGATCAGCGAAAAGGAAGCGGCGCGTTACTTCGGCGGTGTCGAAGAAGCGAAGGCTGCGCCCAAGCGCGACATTCATGTCGATTATGAAATCGGCGACCAGGTCAAGGTGCTCGACGGTCCCTTCGCCAGCTTCAACGGCGTGGTGGAAGAGCTCGATTTCGACAAGGCCAAGGTCAAGGTTTCGGTTTCGATCTTCGGTCGTGCGACCCCGGTCGAACTCGACTTCGAACAGGTCGAACTGGTCAAGTAA
- a CDS encoding MBOAT family O-acyltransferase: MINPLTHLLFLVAAWLVFGLAGQRRPALILSLFGIAFLALYAPISLLWIAFTAAEASLLVLWLEKKDRTSDLRQYLPYILLLNLLFVELHPDILLISVETLAISFSTIRIFMTAKQLLALRSGFERSELKWIWAAAYYLPALIVGPVFSGMELRKQAEADERPILTAQNFRFLLTGIVTVVLINPFLMKVAREISGSPRTVDLGFEGAPLFFLVLFTGFYGQSLIAEYSSRLFGRTLPYNFDRPWQATNIRDFWQRWHRSMANFVMQYIFLPLNMRGMNARYATIAAFVFMGLWHNLSAGYLLWGFAHGSLLAFWPKKIESDLGKTLERIVTWAAVIGLSYVANYSWLA; the protein is encoded by the coding sequence GTGATCAATCCGCTTACGCACCTGCTGTTTCTGGTCGCCGCATGGCTTGTGTTCGGGCTTGCCGGGCAACGCCGTCCGGCGCTGATCCTGTCGCTGTTCGGCATTGCTTTCCTGGCGCTCTATGCGCCGATCTCGCTGCTCTGGATTGCCTTCACCGCTGCAGAGGCCAGCCTGCTGGTGCTGTGGCTGGAGAAGAAGGACCGCACCAGCGACCTCAGGCAATACCTGCCCTACATCCTGCTGCTGAACCTGCTGTTCGTGGAACTGCATCCCGATATCCTGCTGATCTCTGTCGAGACGCTGGCAATATCGTTCTCGACGATCCGCATCTTCATGACCGCAAAGCAATTGCTGGCCCTGCGATCGGGTTTCGAGCGCAGCGAACTGAAGTGGATCTGGGCTGCCGCCTATTACTTGCCCGCGCTGATCGTGGGTCCTGTGTTTTCCGGGATGGAACTGCGCAAGCAGGCCGAAGCCGATGAGCGCCCGATCCTGACCGCTCAGAACTTCCGCTTCCTGCTGACCGGCATCGTGACGGTCGTGCTGATCAATCCGTTCCTGATGAAGGTCGCGCGCGAGATCAGCGGATCGCCGCGCACGGTCGATCTCGGCTTCGAAGGCGCACCGCTGTTCTTCTTGGTGCTGTTCACCGGCTTCTATGGCCAGAGTCTGATCGCGGAATACAGCTCGCGCCTGTTCGGGCGGACGCTGCCCTACAACTTCGACCGTCCCTGGCAGGCGACCAATATCCGCGATTTCTGGCAGCGCTGGCACCGTTCGATGGCGAATTTCGTCATGCAGTATATCTTCCTGCCGCTGAACATGCGCGGGATGAATGCCCGCTACGCCACGATTGCCGCCTTCGTCTTCATGGGCCTGTGGCACAATCTTTCGGCTGGCTACTTGCTCTGGGGCTTCGCCCACGGGTCGCTGCTCGCCTTCTGGCCCAAGAAGATCGAGAGCGATCTGGGCAAGACGCTCGAACGGATCGTCACATGGGCCGCGGTAATCGGCCTTTCCTACGTCGCAAACTATAGCTGGCTGGCATGA
- a CDS encoding TonB-dependent receptor, whose translation MSFELKFKAALLAGCTIAMSSTVSAQETGTTDRADAVLTDTIVVSATRYRSEQVDRLDPPAEIALPADAAAIAARAPGGALVGNGPISGQLSYRGLSGERVVGKVNGQRFASGGPNAMDPPMHYAPSVLLERIELARGVAPVSEGPGLAGAINAVLVETGFGKGSDFEAHGHVAAQYRSVDDSYAAGGTIGIANERWRLGVIASREEGDDYEIPGARAGGTGYERTQYGLHAGFRTGPGELFVEYRRNETDPTGNPPFAMDIIYFNTDFVQGGFRGEIADDLGLEVRLGQVSVRHLMDNQTLRNPPAPNARATFADADTMTGEVKLRIGQDNRNLTIGGDLEFTDKQVRITNPANAAFFLDAQPGLVSERLGAFAEWRGGIGVAEFQIGARVDRYDQSAGIPQLGAAVPMGPRGLANAFIASDRSLSDTVADVVVRAWMPMGALTPRLTLARKTRVPSLLERFAWLPTEASYGLADGNIYVGNRDLRPETAWIAELGVDYESDAVMLRPTIFYRRVDDYIQGTPFDATVGVVDSPVEMVAAMNGDPTPLMFRNTDAELYGVDLDFRLRPVGRIEIAGTASWVRAKRRDVDDNLYRVAPPNLTVSAAWRGDRLTFGTELTAVAKQDKVSATNGELPSDGYAVVGLFGQYALGHNLALGAGVENLFDTWYQPHLAGVNRVGASDVALGEKLPGAGRGVWVRLTAGF comes from the coding sequence ATGTCTTTCGAATTGAAGTTCAAGGCAGCCCTTCTTGCAGGCTGCACCATTGCAATGTCATCCACCGTCTCTGCGCAGGAGACGGGCACAACGGACCGTGCCGACGCGGTCCTGACCGATACCATCGTGGTCAGTGCCACCCGATACCGTAGCGAGCAGGTCGACAGGCTCGACCCGCCAGCAGAGATCGCGCTGCCTGCCGATGCTGCTGCGATTGCCGCTCGTGCACCGGGCGGCGCGCTGGTCGGCAACGGCCCGATTTCCGGCCAGCTATCATATCGCGGCCTTTCGGGAGAGCGCGTGGTCGGCAAGGTCAACGGTCAGCGCTTTGCCAGCGGCGGTCCCAATGCGATGGACCCGCCGATGCACTATGCTCCATCGGTCCTGCTCGAACGGATCGAGCTCGCCCGCGGGGTCGCGCCCGTATCGGAAGGGCCGGGGCTCGCCGGTGCGATCAATGCCGTGCTGGTCGAAACGGGCTTTGGCAAGGGCAGCGATTTCGAGGCGCATGGCCATGTCGCGGCCCAGTACCGCAGCGTAGACGACAGCTATGCCGCAGGCGGCACTATCGGCATCGCCAATGAGCGCTGGCGATTGGGCGTGATCGCCAGCCGCGAAGAGGGCGATGACTACGAGATCCCGGGCGCCCGTGCGGGGGGCACAGGCTACGAGCGGACGCAATATGGCTTGCATGCAGGGTTTCGCACCGGTCCGGGCGAATTGTTCGTCGAATATCGCCGCAACGAAACCGACCCGACGGGCAATCCGCCCTTCGCGATGGACATCATCTATTTCAACACCGATTTCGTGCAGGGCGGCTTTCGCGGAGAGATCGCCGACGATCTCGGCCTGGAAGTGCGGCTGGGACAGGTCTCGGTCCGTCACCTGATGGACAACCAGACGCTGCGCAATCCTCCCGCGCCCAATGCCCGGGCGACCTTCGCCGATGCGGACACCATGACGGGCGAGGTCAAGCTGCGGATCGGCCAGGATAACCGCAACCTCACGATCGGCGGCGATCTCGAATTTACCGACAAGCAGGTGCGGATCACCAATCCCGCCAATGCAGCCTTCTTCCTCGATGCGCAGCCGGGGCTGGTGTCGGAGCGGCTGGGTGCCTTTGCCGAGTGGCGCGGCGGCATAGGGGTTGCCGAGTTCCAGATCGGCGCGAGGGTCGACCGCTACGACCAGTCTGCCGGCATTCCGCAACTCGGCGCAGCGGTGCCGATGGGGCCACGCGGTCTCGCCAATGCCTTCATCGCCAGCGACCGCAGCCTTTCCGACACGGTGGCCGATGTCGTCGTTCGCGCCTGGATGCCGATGGGCGCGCTGACGCCGCGACTGACCTTGGCCCGCAAGACCCGCGTACCGAGCCTGCTCGAACGCTTCGCATGGCTTCCGACCGAGGCGAGCTATGGTCTTGCCGACGGCAATATCTACGTCGGCAACCGGGACCTGCGCCCGGAGACTGCATGGATCGCCGAGTTGGGCGTCGATTACGAGAGCGATGCGGTCATGCTGCGCCCCACGATATTCTATCGCCGCGTCGACGATTACATCCAGGGGACGCCGTTCGATGCGACTGTCGGCGTGGTCGATAGCCCGGTCGAGATGGTGGCGGCGATGAACGGCGATCCGACCCCGCTGATGTTCCGCAATACCGATGCCGAGCTTTACGGAGTGGACCTCGATTTCCGGCTACGACCGGTCGGCAGGATCGAGATCGCCGGTACGGCAAGCTGGGTGCGTGCGAAGCGGCGCGACGTGGACGACAACCTCTACCGCGTGGCTCCGCCCAACCTGACGGTTTCGGCTGCGTGGCGCGGCGACCGCCTGACCTTCGGCACCGAACTGACCGCAGTGGCGAAGCAGGACAAGGTTTCGGCCACCAATGGCGAGTTGCCGAGCGATGGTTATGCCGTTGTCGGACTGTTCGGCCAGTATGCGCTTGGCCACAATCTTGCGCTGGGGGCAGGGGTCGAGAACCTGTTCGACACTTGGTACCAGCCGCACCTTGCCGGGGTGAACCGTGTCGGCGCTTCCGACGTAGCTTTGGGAGAAAAGCTGCCCGGCGCGGGCCGCGGGGTATGGGTCAGGCTGACAGCCGGGTTCTAG
- a CDS encoding alanine/glycine:cation symporter family protein, which produces MANATPPSLGERMIEPVTNLSDFIWVGTWNGQEVIPFPPMTIFLLGMGLWIMVGLKFYPIVKLGTAIKGLFAGRKSTGEGEISPFAALSTALSGQVGTGNLAGVATAIALGGPGAIFWMWITALFGMALAFAEGSLAIRYRERTSDGVLRGGPMTYIMMGLGKKWTWLAVVFCLGTLFSALVTGNSIQANAMADGMNELFGMPEWLGGLITAALVFIVIIGGIKSIGNVAEKVVPFMAAAYIVMAVIALILNFGDLGETFALIFHGAFNPQAASGGFVGAAMIIAIRAGVARGLFSNEAGQGSTAIAHAVAQTNDPEQQGRMAMLGTFIDTIVICTMTALVILTVRGDFTAGGEAVLHAWQSDKVGFEMTSGAFAAAFPMMLGGVPIGTLVASIALILFVFTTLLTWSYYGERAITFLYDRMKGSNRSGEKKLHMAWRVLWCVVIFLGAAQPSELVWRLGDISNAAMALPNLLALALLSGVVFKLAKGDRTAGKDHFEDTPEEPEEY; this is translated from the coding sequence ATGGCAAATGCCACACCGCCAAGCCTTGGCGAACGGATGATCGAACCGGTCACCAACCTTTCCGATTTCATCTGGGTGGGAACCTGGAACGGCCAAGAGGTCATCCCTTTCCCCCCCATGACCATCTTCCTCCTGGGCATGGGCCTGTGGATCATGGTCGGCCTGAAATTCTATCCGATCGTCAAACTGGGCACCGCCATCAAGGGCCTGTTCGCTGGCCGCAAGAGCACCGGTGAAGGCGAGATTTCGCCCTTCGCGGCGCTTTCGACCGCGCTGTCCGGGCAGGTCGGCACGGGCAATCTGGCCGGTGTCGCCACCGCCATTGCGCTCGGCGGACCCGGCGCCATCTTCTGGATGTGGATCACGGCATTGTTCGGCATGGCGCTGGCCTTTGCCGAAGGTTCGCTGGCGATCCGTTATCGCGAGCGTACCAGCGACGGCGTGCTGCGCGGCGGCCCGATGACCTACATCATGATGGGCCTTGGCAAGAAATGGACATGGCTCGCCGTGGTCTTCTGTCTCGGCACGTTGTTCTCGGCGCTGGTCACGGGGAACTCGATCCAGGCCAATGCAATGGCCGACGGCATGAACGAACTGTTCGGCATGCCCGAATGGCTCGGCGGGCTGATCACTGCGGCGCTGGTTTTCATCGTCATCATCGGTGGCATCAAGTCGATCGGTAACGTCGCGGAAAAGGTCGTGCCCTTCATGGCAGCGGCCTACATCGTCATGGCGGTGATCGCGCTGATCCTGAACTTCGGGGACCTCGGTGAAACCTTCGCGCTGATCTTCCACGGGGCGTTCAACCCGCAGGCAGCGAGCGGCGGCTTCGTCGGCGCGGCCATGATCATCGCGATCCGTGCCGGTGTCGCGCGCGGGCTGTTCTCGAACGAAGCAGGCCAGGGTTCGACCGCCATCGCCCACGCGGTGGCGCAGACCAACGATCCCGAACAACAGGGCCGCATGGCCATGCTCGGCACCTTCATCGACACCATCGTGATCTGCACCATGACGGCGCTCGTGATCCTCACCGTGCGCGGCGACTTCACCGCCGGCGGTGAAGCGGTGCTGCACGCCTGGCAGTCCGACAAGGTCGGCTTCGAGATGACCAGCGGTGCCTTTGCCGCGGCTTTTCCGATGATGCTGGGCGGTGTGCCGATCGGTACGCTGGTCGCTTCGATCGCGCTGATCCTGTTCGTCTTCACCACGCTGCTGACGTGGTCCTATTACGGCGAGCGGGCGATCACCTTCCTCTACGACCGGATGAAGGGCTCCAACCGTTCGGGCGAGAAGAAGCTGCACATGGCATGGCGCGTGTTGTGGTGCGTGGTGATCTTCCTCGGCGCTGCGCAGCCTTCGGAACTTGTTTGGCGCCTTGGCGACATTTCCAACGCTGCAATGGCCCTGCCCAACCTGCTGGCGCTGGCCCTTCTTTCGGGCGTCGTCTTCAAACTTGCCAAGGGTGACCGCACCGCAGGCAAGGACCACTTCGAAGATACGCCGGAAGAGCCCGAGGAGTACTGA
- a CDS encoding AMP-binding protein, with translation MTRLWDAIEQRLETEGDRAAFDSAWSQPMSYARLRELTAAIAGASDADGPVAIVANRSFEAYVAVLACFRFGRTFVPCNPTFPVERLKKIIDRSGAVECLFDPAHADIAAQFDIPSRPIDLMVDGADRKPAQPADGDVVYQLFTSGSTGEPKGVPIVHSNLSHYVTNIIETVGIEDHWRATQFFDLSFDLSMHDIFVSMMSGGTLVPAKDMDLMMPHRFIASNAIDIWFSVPLLAIAASRGQAAMPTDARVKKAMFCGEALPGGYAEAMSALVEDGGEIWNLYGPTEATIAFTAHKLSESDYAMGAVSLGAPFGDNRVALLANGEVVPVEPGRDGELLLGGPQVFDGYQPAIDKDPFVSSDDGTRFYRTGDLVRISDCNIDYVGRMDSQVKIRGHRVELGEIESICKKVAGVDAAAAVVMGDAANPVIVIAFQGNSEADFSGLSSTLPSYMMPKQFLHFSQLPTNDNGKIDRKAIKEQL, from the coding sequence GTGACGCGCCTGTGGGATGCGATCGAGCAGCGGCTCGAAACCGAAGGTGACCGCGCCGCATTCGATTCGGCCTGGTCGCAGCCGATGAGCTATGCGCGGCTGCGCGAACTGACCGCAGCTATCGCCGGGGCATCCGACGCAGACGGCCCGGTGGCGATCGTCGCCAACCGGTCATTCGAAGCCTATGTCGCGGTGCTTGCCTGCTTTCGCTTCGGCAGGACGTTCGTGCCCTGCAATCCCACTTTCCCGGTCGAGCGTCTGAAGAAGATCATCGACCGTTCCGGCGCGGTCGAGTGCCTGTTCGATCCGGCACATGCCGACATCGCTGCGCAGTTCGACATTCCGTCGCGGCCGATCGACCTGATGGTCGATGGTGCCGACAGGAAACCTGCCCAGCCAGCCGATGGCGATGTCGTGTACCAGCTGTTCACTTCGGGCAGCACGGGCGAACCCAAGGGCGTTCCGATCGTCCATTCGAACCTGTCGCATTACGTCACCAACATCATCGAAACCGTCGGGATCGAGGATCACTGGCGGGCGACGCAATTCTTCGATCTCAGCTTCGATCTTTCGATGCATGACATCTTCGTCAGCATGATGTCGGGCGGAACGCTGGTTCCGGCCAAGGACATGGATTTGATGATGCCCCACCGCTTCATCGCATCGAACGCCATCGATATCTGGTTCTCCGTCCCCCTTCTCGCGATTGCTGCCTCGCGCGGTCAGGCTGCCATGCCGACCGATGCGCGCGTGAAGAAAGCGATGTTCTGCGGCGAGGCGCTTCCCGGCGGATATGCCGAGGCCATGTCTGCACTGGTCGAGGACGGCGGCGAGATCTGGAACCTATACGGTCCGACGGAAGCCACCATCGCCTTTACCGCCCACAAGCTGTCCGAAAGCGATTACGCGATGGGTGCGGTTTCGCTCGGCGCACCGTTCGGTGACAACAGGGTCGCGCTCCTCGCGAACGGCGAAGTTGTCCCGGTCGAGCCGGGGCGCGACGGCGAACTGCTGCTGGGTGGTCCGCAGGTCTTCGACGGGTACCAGCCCGCAATCGACAAAGATCCCTTCGTAAGCTCGGATGACGGAACGCGGTTCTATCGCACCGGCGACCTCGTTCGTATCAGCGACTGCAACATCGACTATGTCGGCCGGATGGACAGCCAGGTAAAAATCCGCGGCCACCGGGTCGAACTCGGCGAAATCGAAAGCATCTGCAAGAAAGTCGCCGGGGTCGACGCGGCAGCAGCCGTGGTCATGGGCGATGCAGCGAATCCGGTGATCGTCATCGCGTTCCAGGGCAATAGCGAGGCGGATTTCTCCGGCCTGTCGAGCACGCTGCCATCCTACATGATGCCGAAGCAATTCCTGCATTTTTCCCAGCTGCCGACCAACGACAACGGCAAGATCGACCGGAAAGCGATCAAGGAACAGCTATGA